One genomic region from Acidobacteriota bacterium encodes:
- a CDS encoding tetratricopeptide repeat protein: MVNTDKHLYEFGAFRLIPAEHRLLYHGRGVALEPKVFETLLALVRQAGRLVSKDELMNELWPESFVEESNLTRNISVLRKALKQDDDKALYIETVPKRGYRFVADVREIEGDETEVVLYQSTRMCLVVDEEHVSAEPAPSSETLLELTTPALPMELKEQRAPISKPRRSATVPSVMGIVLGALLIFGLGYQWQANHHSAKPSASTEATDTVRSLAVLPFKSLNPHPGEEYLGIGMADVVITRLSNLSRLAVRPTSSVLSFATLDPLQAGQALKVDAVLDGSIQKQGSQIRVTVRLVRVLDGQSLWSFQCDEDGQDAFTVQDTIARKVTEIMALEMTDAERQRLSKRLTDNSEAFQAYLKGRFFWSRWNQTSLHQAIEYFETAISLDPNFAAAYSGLADSYQMLGYLGVMPPRESYPKMEKFVRKALELDNALAESHLSLAKYKFFYDWDFVSTEHEIQRALALNPHNADGHNFYGTYLTALGRLDEALAERKRALELDPLSAFHTTGIGWVYFYQGDYGQALTWYRQAIELDPGFIPARSSLSEAYYQQGKFDQAIPETLEIYKLTGKPQEAIDSLKQAYLMTGPKGYWRKKVELVRAGELQSEAVPWKLAYAYSELGEKDQAFQQLNQAVADRSSLLPFLKVAPTFASLRNDPRFTDLLQQIGLTPVFPQDTHLKQIN, from the coding sequence ATGGTCAATACTGATAAGCATTTATATGAATTTGGTGCATTCCGCCTCATACCTGCCGAACATCGGTTGCTGTACCACGGACGAGGCGTCGCCCTTGAACCGAAGGTTTTTGAAACGCTCCTGGCTCTGGTGCGGCAGGCGGGGCGACTCGTCAGTAAAGATGAATTGATGAATGAGCTTTGGCCTGAAAGTTTTGTCGAAGAAAGCAATTTGACCCGTAACATTTCGGTGCTGCGCAAGGCACTCAAACAAGACGATGACAAAGCACTCTATATTGAGACAGTGCCCAAACGTGGGTATCGCTTCGTGGCCGATGTTCGGGAAATCGAAGGAGATGAGACTGAAGTTGTCCTCTATCAATCAACCAGGATGTGCCTCGTGGTTGATGAAGAACACGTCAGCGCCGAACCGGCACCCAGCAGCGAGACCTTACTGGAACTCACGACACCAGCACTGCCGATGGAACTCAAGGAACAGCGGGCACCCATTTCAAAACCACGCCGGTCTGCGACGGTGCCCTCGGTAATGGGAATTGTTCTTGGGGCGCTGCTCATCTTCGGCCTGGGGTATCAGTGGCAAGCCAACCATCACTCAGCCAAACCATCGGCAAGCACTGAGGCAACAGATACGGTCAGGTCACTTGCGGTCCTTCCGTTTAAATCACTGAATCCACACCCTGGCGAAGAATATCTTGGAATTGGGATGGCTGATGTCGTAATAACCCGACTCAGCAATCTCAGCCGGTTGGCCGTGCGTCCGACCAGTTCGGTGCTCTCGTTTGCAACCCTGGATCCATTGCAGGCCGGGCAAGCCCTGAAAGTGGATGCGGTGCTCGATGGCAGCATTCAAAAACAAGGCAGCCAAATACGGGTTACGGTGCGCCTGGTACGTGTTCTGGATGGACAATCGCTGTGGTCCTTTCAGTGTGACGAAGACGGGCAAGATGCGTTCACCGTGCAGGACACCATCGCCCGAAAAGTAACCGAAATCATGGCATTAGAAATGACGGATGCCGAGCGCCAACGACTCTCCAAACGCCTGACAGACAATTCGGAAGCCTTCCAGGCATATCTCAAAGGCCGTTTCTTCTGGAGTCGCTGGAACCAAACTTCCTTACACCAAGCGATTGAATATTTTGAGACTGCAATCAGCCTTGATCCCAATTTTGCAGCGGCTTACTCCGGGTTGGCTGACTCTTATCAAATGCTTGGGTATTTAGGCGTTATGCCGCCACGGGAAAGCTATCCGAAAATGGAAAAGTTTGTACGGAAAGCACTGGAACTGGACAACGCCCTGGCAGAATCCCATCTCTCGCTCGCCAAATATAAGTTCTTTTACGACTGGGACTTTGTCAGTACGGAACACGAAATTCAGCGGGCACTGGCGCTCAATCCACACAACGCAGATGGACATAACTTTTATGGCACCTATTTGACGGCATTGGGAAGATTGGACGAAGCGCTGGCAGAGCGAAAACGGGCACTGGAGCTGGATCCACTCTCAGCTTTTCACACAACTGGCATTGGGTGGGTTTACTTTTACCAGGGTGACTATGGTCAGGCCCTGACCTGGTATCGTCAGGCAATAGAACTGGATCCTGGTTTTATTCCGGCACGGTCCAGCCTTAGCGAAGCCTATTATCAACAAGGCAAGTTCGACCAGGCCATCCCGGAAACACTCGAAATCTACAAGCTCACAGGCAAACCTCAAGAAGCAATTGATTCACTCAAACAGGCATATTTAATGACTGGACCCAAAGGCTATTGGCGCAAGAAAGTGGAGTTGGTACGAGCCGGAGAGCTGCAAAGTGAGGCAGTACCCTGGAAGCTGGCTTATGCCTACTCTGAGTTGGGAGAAAAAGATCAGGCATTCCAGCAACTCAATCAGGCAGTTGCAGACCGGTCAAGCCTGCTGCCATTTCTCAAAGTTGCTCCCACCTTTGCGAGCCTGCGAAATGACCCACGCTTTACTGACTTATTGCAGCAAATTGGATTAACGCCGGTTTTTCCTCAGGACACCCACTTGAAGCAAATCAATTGA
- a CDS encoding DUF4349 domain-containing protein — translation MRLLSLVLVVLSLVGLAGCSMSRSGGGGPEDFSTAPASPSPVSKQVSQPGLTVRTDSGEVLPPDQQLVQSENSQAATFQNQQRLIIRNAELSLEVDSPSEAMRRVTQIAEVQKGFVVTSESREIRSSQTQSSQVVTMVFRVPSAMFADTLEKVRQVGQRVLQEKVTGQDVTEEFLDLEARIRSKKALEAQFLEIMKTARTVSDALEVQRQLAEVRTQIEQLEGRRRYLENQSALSTFTVTLNEPSPIVSTNPAGFLQNIKKAVAESIDLAADITLGIIRLVILLIPVSMLIFLPIGLVLRFLIRRFFRSRKAASEAMKTE, via the coding sequence ATGCGATTACTCAGTCTGGTGCTGGTTGTATTGAGTCTGGTGGGATTGGCTGGATGTTCTATGAGTAGAAGTGGCGGTGGTGGTCCTGAAGATTTCAGTACAGCCCCAGCTTCGCCCTCGCCAGTCAGTAAACAAGTGTCTCAACCAGGGTTGACTGTTCGCACTGACAGTGGTGAAGTCCTTCCCCCAGACCAACAGCTCGTTCAATCAGAAAATTCGCAGGCAGCAACCTTTCAAAATCAGCAACGCCTGATCATCCGCAATGCCGAACTGTCGCTGGAAGTTGATTCTCCGTCCGAAGCAATGCGCCGGGTGACCCAGATTGCCGAAGTTCAAAAAGGATTTGTCGTAACCTCTGAATCCAGAGAAATTCGCAGCAGCCAAACCCAATCAAGTCAGGTCGTGACCATGGTTTTCCGGGTGCCGTCGGCTATGTTTGCCGACACGCTCGAAAAAGTTCGGCAGGTTGGGCAGCGCGTGCTCCAGGAAAAAGTAACGGGGCAGGATGTCACCGAAGAATTTCTTGATCTCGAAGCCCGCATCCGCAGCAAAAAAGCCCTTGAAGCCCAGTTTCTGGAAATTATGAAAACCGCTCGAACGGTGTCGGATGCGCTCGAAGTCCAGCGCCAGCTTGCGGAAGTTCGAACCCAAATCGAACAGCTTGAAGGCCGTCGGCGCTACCTGGAAAACCAGTCAGCCCTGTCAACATTCACGGTCACGCTCAATGAGCCCTCGCCAATTGTTTCCACCAATCCGGCTGGGTTCCTGCAAAATATCAAAAAAGCGGTCGCTGAAAGCATTGATCTGGCAGCAGATATTACTTTGGGGATCATTCGGCTGGTGATTTTGCTGATTCCCGTCAGCATGTTGATTTTCCTGCCGATTGGGTTGGTCCTCAGGTTTTTGATCCGGCGCTTTTTCCGGTCGCGGAAAGCAGCTTCTGAAGCTATGAAAACCGAGTAA
- a CDS encoding retropepsin-like domain-containing protein: MSHSLNFEQLYLYDTDRVGITISIELRLLELAVTFDAHVDTGASFCIFQRQYGEALGIDIESGERVVVGTATGTFIVYGHMVTLSTVGLEFDSMVFFASHEGFSRNVLGRNGWLNKVRFGLIEYEGKLFLSQY, encoded by the coding sequence ATGTCACATTCACTCAATTTTGAACAATTGTATCTCTATGATACAGATCGAGTTGGGATCACCATCAGTATTGAGTTAAGGCTTCTGGAGCTAGCCGTTACATTTGATGCCCACGTGGATACAGGGGCGAGTTTTTGCATTTTTCAACGTCAGTATGGAGAGGCGCTTGGAATTGATATTGAGAGCGGTGAACGTGTCGTGGTTGGAACAGCAACCGGTACGTTCATTGTCTATGGGCATATGGTGACACTCTCAACTGTGGGATTGGAATTTGACTCTATGGTGTTTTTTGCCAGTCACGAAGGGTTTAGCCGGAATGTCCTTGGACGAAATGGCTGGTTAAACAAGGTTCGGTTCGGATTGATTGAGTATGAAGGAAAGTTATTCCTCAGCCAGTATTGA
- a CDS encoding molybdopterin-dependent oxidoreductase — MELFESQKQLDEGNRKMTRRVFVGVIVGGVAAVIGKRFYDDLDKPPSGIKTDFISQIGEFYTIYFNEYPTSLTADGWSMRFAGPEGKSFSLDYDALKALPNKLIYKTFECIENGVGENIINNAEWRVTPLQPLLDRILPAEFSSLNVIFRAYDGYYTGLPIADVYTEESYLAYEMNGQPLPLQHGRPARVLLPGKYGYKQPKWLKEIEVTAGPLVGYWESKGWAVSGEVKPMSRIDTAGYDPKPAGDSPGDALITGIAYGGRFAVSKVEVSLDNGSSWQPAEVTSPTGPNHWSLWKYVWPNAPRGKHKILVRMTDANGKLQPETRKGYYPAGSSGWHRVVVRL, encoded by the coding sequence ATGGAATTATTTGAATCACAAAAGCAGTTGGATGAAGGAAATCGCAAAATGACCCGCCGGGTTTTTGTCGGTGTGATCGTCGGTGGTGTGGCGGCAGTCATCGGAAAACGGTTTTATGATGATCTCGACAAACCGCCGAGCGGAATCAAAACCGATTTTATTTCGCAAATTGGCGAGTTTTATACCATTTATTTCAACGAATACCCGACAAGTCTGACAGCCGACGGCTGGTCAATGCGCTTTGCTGGTCCAGAAGGAAAATCGTTTTCACTCGACTACGATGCACTCAAGGCCCTTCCAAATAAACTGATCTATAAAACCTTTGAATGTATTGAAAACGGTGTCGGGGAAAACATCATCAACAACGCGGAATGGCGCGTCACGCCGCTCCAACCGCTGCTGGATCGGATTCTTCCGGCTGAATTTTCAAGCCTGAATGTGATTTTCCGGGCCTACGATGGGTACTACACCGGGTTGCCGATTGCCGATGTCTACACCGAGGAAAGTTATCTGGCCTATGAAATGAACGGCCAGCCGTTGCCGCTCCAACACGGACGCCCAGCCCGTGTGCTCTTGCCAGGGAAATATGGCTATAAACAACCGAAATGGCTCAAGGAAATCGAAGTCACTGCCGGACCACTCGTCGGATATTGGGAAAGCAAAGGCTGGGCGGTCTCAGGTGAAGTCAAACCGATGTCCCGCATTGACACTGCCGGTTATGATCCAAAACCGGCAGGTGATAGTCCAGGAGATGCGCTGATTACCGGGATTGCCTACGGCGGCAGATTTGCTGTGTCCAAAGTCGAAGTCAGCCTGGATAACGGCTCAAGCTGGCAACCTGCTGAAGTCACATCGCCAACCGGCCCCAATCACTGGTCGTTGTGGAAATATGTCTGGCCCAATGCTCCGCGCGGGAAACACAAAATTCTGGTGCGAATGACTGATGCGAATGGGAAACTGCAGCCGGAAACCCGCAAAGGCTATTATCCGGCGGGGTCTTCGGGCTGGCATCGGGTGGTGGTGAGGTTGTGA